The Opisthocomus hoazin isolate bOpiHoa1 chromosome W, bOpiHoa1.hap1, whole genome shotgun sequence genome includes a region encoding these proteins:
- the LOC142365569 gene encoding disabled homolog 2-like yields MDLASTASIADHHLIMSTETTTTNIQPEQQASLKAQPSKKEKKKGPEKTDESLLSRFKGDGVRYKAKLIGIDDVPETRGDKMSQDSMMKLKGMAVAARSQGQHKQKIWVNISLAGIKIIDEKTGVIEHEHPVNKVSFIARDVTDNRAFGYICGGEGQHQFIAIKTAQQAEPLVGDLKDLFQLIYNVKKKEEEDKKKSEEASKTEGVDQMDLFGDMSTPPHVSSPTETKEILLVDLNSEIETKQTFVKEDLFFYGITTSLPQPKPQPPFLPESSFSTSLCFFPTPNPDPFSDDPFAQPDQPMLPLFDSLKSADQKKESLSTLTPVGNSASNGDIDYFGKQFDQISNRTGKQEALTNQWPFESKLPAAKTPNGIPEREQNGFLKALSNLFVEGLSKGVSLQNGIKLDSESNIQLMSHESITISPPPQSTKPGGGRRSVKTASNDLLSSDLFVPTTESFSLTSVTQIGPVLTNPLDLFKTSPTTAPPLAGLGGLPVTSSPWSAQTSAFTQAASVFPVSIIPSQPTEFTQAMPSWSQPASFGPAASQTSGLWAKPAQVPSTSWAQPSSAVNPFQSSVFPFSTLPAQTSSVLPSMSTTTSPPQLPPRSAPQKELFKRESDAFIALDPLGDREMKDVKEMFKDFQLTKPPAVPARRGEQQSLSEPPKPVTRQTVLPADGLFENQAKTDLFSASSKESQKPPSGPFGEPSGNPFA; encoded by the exons ATGGATCTAGCTT CTACAGCAAGCATAGCTGATCACCATCTCATCATGTCTACTGAAACTACTACTACCAACATCCAGCCTGAGCAACAGGCTTCACTGAAAGCACAAccttcaaagaaggaaaaaaagaaag GGCCAGAAAAGACAGATGAATCTCTCTTGTCCAGATTCAAAGGTGATGGTGTAAGATACAAAGCTAAACTCATTGGCATTGATGATGTCCCAGAGACAAGAGGTGACAAAATGAGTCAGGATTCAATGATGAAGCTGAAG GGAATGGCAGTGGCAGCCCGCTCCCAAGGTCAACACAAACAGAAGATCTGGGTGAACATCTCCCTTGCTGGTATCAAGATAATAGATGAGAAAACCGGG GTCATAGAGCATGAGCATCCAGTAAACAAAGTCTCCTTTATTGCTCGGGATGTAACAGACAATCGTGCCTTTGGCTATATTTGTGGAGGAGAAGGCCAGCACCAATTTATTGCAATAAAAACAGCACAACAG GCTGAGCCTCTAGTTGGTGATCTAAAGGACCTCTTCCAGCTAATATATAAtgtgaagaagaaggaagaggaagataaGAAAAAG AGTGAAGAAGCAAGTAAGACTGA G GGAGTTGACCAGATGGACTTGTTTGGGGATATGTCAACACCTCCTCATGTGAGCAGTCCCACA GAAACTAAAGAGATTCTGTTAGTGGATCTAAACTCTGAAATTGAGACCAAACAGACTTTTGTAAAAGAGGATCTCTTCTTTTATGGCATCACAACCTCTCTTCCACAACCAAAGCCACAGCCACCCTTCTTGCCTGAGAGTTCTTTCTCTACCAGTCTCTGCTTCTTTCCCACACCTAATCCAGACCCTTTCAGTGATGATCCTTTTGCACAGCCAGACCAACCTATGCTGCCTTTATTTGATTCTCTAAAATCTGCTGATCAGAAGAAGGAAAGTCTGAGTACCTTGACACCGGTGGGTAATAGTGCTTCAAATGGTGATATTGACTACTTTGGTAAACAGTTTGACCAGATTTCTAATAGAACTGGCAAACAAGAAGCACTAACAAACCAGTGGCCATTTGAGAGTAAGTTGCCTGCAGCAAAAACTCCAAATGGGATACCAGAGAGAGAACAGAATGGCTTTCTTAAAGCCCTGTCAAACCTGTTTGTGGAAGGCCTTTCCAAAGGAGTATCTCTGCAGAATGGAATAAAACTGGATTCTGAAAGCAACATCCAGCTCATGTCACATGAGTCTATAACAATTAGCCCACCACCACAAAGCACCaagccaggaggaggaaggaggtctGTCAAG ACTGCCTCAAATGACTTACTTAGCTCAGACTTGTTTGTACCAACTACAGAGAGCTTCAGCTTGACCTCAGTGACACAGATAGGACCTGTGCTAACTAATCCACTGGACCTCTTCAAAACAAGTCCTACCACAGCACCTCCATTGGCTGGTCTAG GTGGCTTGCCAGTAACTTCATCACCATGGAGTGCACAGACATCTGCCTTCACTCAGGCTGCATCAGTCTTTCCTGTGTCTATTATCCCTTCTCAGCCTACAGAATTTACTCAAGCAATGCCAAGCTGGAGTCAGCCTGCATCTTTTGGTCCAGCAGCCTCTCAGACCTCTGGTCTCTGGGCAAAGCCAGCACAAGTCCCATCTACTTCATGGGCACAGCCATCCAGTGCTGTAAATCCCTTCCAGAGTAGTGTGTTCCCATTTTCAACACTACCTGCTCAGACCTCATCTGTACTACCCTCCATGTCAACAACAACTAGCCCACCTCAGCTGCCACCTAGAAGTGCACCTCAGAAGGAGCTGTTCAAAAGAGAGAGTGATGCTTTTATTGCTCTGGATCCACTTGGTGATAGAGAGATGAAGGATGTCAAGGAAATGTTCAAAGACTTCCAGCTGACAAAGCCACCTGCAGTACCAgcaaggagaggagagcagcaaaGCCTTTCAG AACCACCAAAACCTGTTACCCGACAAACTGTGCTGCCAGCTGATGGCCTGTTTGAAAATCAAGCTAAAACAGACCTTTTCAGTGCCTCATCT AAGGAATCTCAGAAACCACCTTCTGGGCCTTTTGGTGAGCCTTCTGGCAACCCGTTTGCATAG